From Pseudomonas sp. stari2, a single genomic window includes:
- a CDS encoding GDP-mannose 4,6-dehydratase, giving the protein MSTAGKRALITGVQGFTGRYMAAELKAGGYEVIGMGTQPSDEPGYFQVDLADGPALRELLATIQPDVVVHLAALAFVGHGAADAFYRVNLIGTRHLLEAVEACGKVPDCVLLASSANVYGNASAGLLSETTSPAPANDYAVSKLAMEYMASLWFNRLPIVITRPFNYTGVGQADSFLLPKIVTHFRRRADKIELGNLDVSRDFSDVRAVVKAYRGLIEARPLGQTVNVSSGKSHTLREVIDMCSAYTGHQLEVEVNPAFVRANEVKILCGDNTRLCQLVAGWDTPGLDKTLSWMLSAE; this is encoded by the coding sequence ATGAGTACTGCTGGTAAACGCGCGCTGATTACAGGGGTTCAAGGATTCACTGGTCGATACATGGCTGCCGAGCTTAAGGCCGGTGGCTATGAAGTGATAGGAATGGGGACGCAACCCTCGGACGAACCTGGTTATTTTCAGGTGGATCTGGCCGATGGCCCTGCTTTGCGCGAGTTGCTGGCAACTATTCAACCTGATGTAGTAGTGCATCTTGCGGCGCTGGCCTTTGTCGGGCACGGTGCCGCAGATGCGTTCTACCGCGTCAATCTCATTGGCACCCGCCATTTGCTGGAGGCTGTTGAAGCCTGCGGCAAGGTGCCAGATTGCGTGCTGCTTGCTAGCAGCGCCAATGTCTATGGCAATGCGTCGGCGGGGTTGTTGAGCGAAACCACTTCACCAGCACCTGCCAACGATTATGCGGTCAGTAAGCTCGCCATGGAGTACATGGCCAGTCTTTGGTTCAACCGGTTACCGATCGTGATTACGCGCCCGTTCAACTATACCGGCGTGGGTCAGGCCGACAGTTTCCTGTTGCCCAAGATCGTTACGCACTTTCGTCGGCGTGCCGACAAGATCGAACTGGGCAATCTGGATGTTTCCCGTGATTTCAGTGATGTGCGGGCAGTGGTCAAGGCGTATCGTGGCTTGATCGAGGCCAGACCATTGGGGCAAACCGTCAACGTCAGTTCCGGAAAGAGTCATACCCTTCGTGAAGTGATCGACATGTGTTCTGCATACACCGGCCACCAGTTGGAGGTCGAGGTGAATCCGGCATTTGTCCGAGCCAATGAAGTGAAGATCCTCTGTGGTGATAACACTCGTCTCTGCCAGTTGGTGGCGGGCTGGGATACGCCAGGATTGGATAAAACACTGAGTTGGATGCTTTCGGCGGAATAA